A genomic window from Punica granatum isolate Tunisia-2019 chromosome 2, ASM765513v2, whole genome shotgun sequence includes:
- the LOC116194987 gene encoding gamma-glutamyl peptidase 5-like produces the protein MTVIAAHQVESKRYALLLAARDSDYVKKVYGGYFNVFVSAFAEEGERWDLYRVVEGEFPEMSELDKYDGFIVSGSPYDAYGNDYWIIKLCFLLQTLFVMEKKVLGVCFGHQVLCRVLGGKVGKSYTGWDIGLRKVRIVKDCLLSDFLEQDQQEEEAAAIPKSLTIIECHQDEVWEVPSGAEIIAFSEKTSIEMFAFGEHIMGIQGHPEYTKDILCNLIDRLLSNGCIEKGFAENAKLALEISEPDRKCWERICRIFLKGRR, from the exons ATGACAGTTATAGCTGCTCATCAAGTGGAGTCGAAGAGATACGCGCTGTTGCTTGCGGCGAGGGACTCCGACTATGTCAAGAAAGTATATGGAGgctacttcaatgtctttgtCTCCGCCTTTGCAGAAGAAG GGGAGAGGTGGGATCTGTACAGAGTGGTGGAAGGGGAGTTCCCGGAGATGAGCGAGCTGGACAAGTATGACGGCTTTATAGTGAGCGGAAGTCCTTACGACGCCTACGGGAATGATTACTGGATCATCAAGCTCTGCTTCCTCCTCCAGACTCTATTTGTGATGGAGAAGAAAGTCCTCGGTGTTTGCTTCGGCCACCAGGTGCTGTGCAGGGTACTGGGGGGCAAAGTCGGGAAGTCATACACGGGATGGGACATCGGCCTCAGGAAAGTGAGGATAGTGAAGGACTGCTTGCTCAGCGACTTTCTGGAACAAGaccaacaagaagaagaagctgcagCAATCCCGAAATCGCTCACCATAATAGAGTGTCATCAGGATGAGGTGTGGGAAGTCCCTTCGGGTGCTGAGATCATCGCCTTCTCTGAGAAAACCAGCATCGAGATGTTTGCGTTCGGCGAACACATTATGGGCATCCAGGGGCATCCCGAGTACACCAAGGATATCCTTTGCAACCTCATCGACCGCCTCCTCAGCAATGGCTGCATCGAAAAAGGTTTTGCTGAGAATGCAAAGTTGGCCTTGGAAATATCGGAACCGGACCGGAAATGCTGGGAAAGGATCTGCAGAATCTTCCTCAAAGGCAGGAGATGA